The window AAAAGAAGTTCCACACCGGTTATTTCTTTTTTATCATCAAGAAATCGGAGATTTTCAAGATAAGTACCGGGAATTACCCATGAGGGGACTATTATTTTGGGGAAATTGTTTAATAAATATTCCATTATTTAACCTTCATGGGGATACCGGAAACCATAAATAAAACACTGTCAGCCGCCATTGCTATTTTCCGGTTTGCTTCAGCCAAAAGGAGATTGTAATGGCGCGTCATTTCGTCAAAAGGAATATTTCCGAGCCCTGTTTCATTGGTTACAATAATGCAGTCTTTTATTCCTTTGATAAATGCATCAAGGATGGTGCGGAAATCATCTTCCCGTTTGTAATATATGAGGTTATTTATCCACATAGGTATACAATCGACCACAGCTCTCTGCCCTGCGGCAATAATCGCCTTATCCAGTTCAATTGTTTCCTCCCTGGTGATAAAAGAACCCGCTCCCGCAAGCCTTGTACGTTCCTCCTGATGTTTTGCAATACGCAATTTCATTTCGTTATCCAAAGCTTCGGCTGTGGCAATAAAGGATATGGGTTTATTTGGAGAAGGTTTCCATTCTTTGATCGCAAGATCCAAAGCATGGGTCGATTTTCCGGATTTTACACCACCTGTAATTAATATAATCATATATTCCCCTATAAAACGTAACGAAGGCCATTAAGGATCTGTTCCAACAGGAACAAAGCGCCCTGATCCCCAAATAAGGTCTTTTCTGTTATGTCCAAATAACCCAATGCGGGCAAGGCTATTTCGATACCGCAGAATTTTTGGCCTTTGTTTTTTAATTCCAATATGGTATTGCCGTCGCCCAGCAGAATATGGGTTGGCGTTTCAATAACGGAATTGTTAAG is drawn from Leadbettera azotonutricia ZAS-9 and contains these coding sequences:
- a CDS encoding bifunctional adenosylcobinamide kinase/adenosylcobinamide-phosphate guanylyltransferase → MIILITGGVKSGKSTHALDLAIKEWKPSPNKPISFIATAEALDNEMKLRIAKHQEERTRLAGAGSFITREETIELDKAIIAAGQRAVVDCIPMWINNLIYYKREDDFRTILDAFIKGIKDCIIVTNETGLGNIPFDEMTRHYNLLLAEANRKIAMAADSVLFMVSGIPMKVK